A window from Aquiluna borgnonia encodes these proteins:
- a CDS encoding leucine-rich repeat protein, giving the protein MTATTALVAVLTFGFGPIEAEATTPSGVAPGTYPCSTAGAFTVSYEDGHVIARDLVTVPGPPVDGCKGTAVIPEGVTKIGLFQWNYDLLEVVIPASVTEIAPYAFAQSRNLAAVSIADNSLLTRIPEAAFGYTRLTAFRVPARVTSIGSFAFENTSSLTSVSFQVNSQLQTIERGAFKGTTLSAINLPPSLTTLGNQVFENVASLNSVTFEEGSQLTTIGDYVFNGIGTINPPDPRPTIALPSTVTTIGLSPFGSNVNLTISDANQHFSIENGVLFNKTRTTLIAYAAWLQDVTYAIPASVTAIGPGAFAESRLQTVNIPSTVSTIGGYAFARSNQLTILTFSADSSIATIPNAAFQSTRLESIEIPASVTMIQQYAFQNLQRAPGASAVSTQITFAPNSALGEIQENAFGSARLGASIQIPASVHTIGREAFYDNPNLTSVTFATGSSLRQLGSSVFRDTRVTSLTLPTLPTRSGYTLRGWSNTDDGSVILDPTSASASVIARSALYAIYQPHPTVTFDSTLGSAVPNVTFAPGESIDAPNEPTRTGFNFAGWSLTSGGEAVTFPYQPSTNANLTVYAIWNAIPTIEAGSVTNSQVVSIPSGLTAAEVPATSTLPRVRLAFTPTSSSAVVTLVPIDNPATATATPFLITGATKVVDIQVSGISGPVTVCLDGLPTDDIFHYTAGAWVALPQRSYVNGQVCGVTESFSPFTAAQTRAPVSEARSSPLGPRLSVVSRLLVSSKGQTLALKGVLLNEVASVTLDGRDIKVLQQTDNEIVIELPAKEEGFPELELTSYTSGKMTYNGFIEVVKPYALTRSIKLTKFVGNRPTLAGLSALQKVYRADTSANLLSCVGKVASNASAKEVIKAETLAKSTCQRVLKYSKYIKSANVQIKKVGLAGSKPVLEITFDRTLEAARR; this is encoded by the coding sequence TTGACCGCCACTACAGCTCTCGTTGCAGTGCTGACTTTTGGTTTCGGGCCTATTGAGGCGGAGGCTACCACCCCTTCCGGCGTTGCCCCTGGAACCTATCCTTGCAGCACTGCGGGAGCTTTTACGGTCTCTTACGAAGACGGTCATGTAATCGCCAGGGACCTAGTAACTGTCCCCGGACCCCCGGTGGATGGCTGTAAGGGCACGGCGGTCATTCCGGAGGGCGTCACCAAAATCGGCCTGTTTCAGTGGAACTATGATTTGTTGGAAGTCGTTATCCCGGCAAGTGTGACCGAAATAGCGCCTTACGCATTTGCCCAAAGCAGAAATTTGGCTGCAGTTTCAATCGCAGACAATTCTCTTCTCACCAGGATTCCGGAAGCTGCATTCGGCTACACCAGGCTGACTGCATTTAGGGTTCCAGCGAGAGTCACTTCTATCGGAAGCTTCGCGTTCGAAAATACATCGTCACTCACATCTGTAAGTTTTCAGGTCAACTCTCAACTTCAGACCATCGAACGAGGAGCATTCAAGGGAACGACTCTGAGCGCGATTAATCTTCCACCAAGCTTGACGACTTTGGGGAATCAAGTTTTCGAAAACGTTGCGTCTTTGAACTCGGTCACGTTCGAGGAAGGATCGCAACTAACCACTATTGGTGACTACGTATTCAACGGTATTGGCACAATCAACCCCCCGGATCCGCGTCCTACAATCGCCCTGCCTTCGACCGTGACGACCATCGGGCTTTCCCCGTTTGGCTCAAACGTCAACTTGACCATCTCAGATGCAAACCAGCATTTTTCTATTGAAAACGGGGTGCTCTTCAATAAGACTCGAACCACTTTGATCGCTTACGCTGCTTGGTTACAAGACGTAACTTACGCGATTCCAGCATCTGTTACAGCAATTGGACCAGGGGCGTTTGCTGAGAGTCGGCTACAGACAGTAAACATTCCCTCAACAGTTTCAACAATCGGCGGCTACGCATTTGCGCGCTCGAACCAGCTGACCATACTGACTTTTTCAGCAGACTCGAGCATCGCAACAATTCCGAACGCAGCGTTCCAATCAACGCGCCTGGAGTCAATTGAGATCCCCGCTAGCGTAACCATGATTCAGCAATATGCCTTCCAAAACCTTCAACGTGCCCCTGGCGCCAGCGCGGTCTCGACTCAGATAACTTTTGCACCAAACTCGGCCCTTGGGGAAATTCAGGAAAATGCGTTCGGTAGTGCGAGGCTCGGTGCCTCAATCCAAATCCCTGCAAGCGTGCACACTATTGGCAGGGAGGCCTTCTACGACAACCCTAATTTGACGAGTGTAACTTTCGCCACTGGCTCAAGCCTTCGTCAGTTGGGCAGTTCTGTTTTTAGAGACACCCGCGTTACTTCGCTCACTTTGCCGACCTTGCCCACCAGAAGTGGATACACGCTCAGGGGATGGTCAAATACAGACGATGGAAGCGTTATTCTGGATCCAACATCGGCGTCAGCATCTGTAATTGCCCGTTCAGCGCTTTATGCAATTTATCAACCTCACCCAACTGTGACTTTCGACTCGACCTTGGGTTCGGCCGTGCCAAACGTGACCTTTGCTCCGGGTGAATCGATTGACGCACCAAATGAACCAACGCGAACCGGGTTCAACTTCGCGGGATGGTCACTGACTAGTGGTGGCGAAGCTGTCACCTTCCCATACCAACCGTCAACAAATGCAAACCTGACCGTGTATGCAATTTGGAACGCTATTCCGACAATAGAGGCGGGTTCAGTTACCAATTCTCAAGTCGTCAGCATCCCGTCAGGTCTAACCGCTGCAGAGGTTCCTGCCACATCGACGCTCCCGAGGGTTCGTTTGGCCTTTACACCAACCAGCAGTTCCGCAGTGGTGACCTTGGTTCCAATAGACAACCCCGCCACCGCCACCGCCACACCGTTTCTAATTACCGGAGCGACAAAGGTTGTCGATATTCAGGTCTCGGGGATTAGCGGACCAGTGACTGTGTGTTTGGACGGATTGCCGACTGACGACATTTTCCACTACACCGCAGGAGCGTGGGTTGCACTACCACAGCGCAGTTATGTGAATGGGCAGGTGTGTGGGGTGACCGAAAGCTTCTCACCATTCACTGCAGCCCAAACTCGCGCACCAGTATCAGAAGCGCGGAGCTCACCTTTAGGTCCAAGACTTTCGGTTGTCTCTCGACTTCTAGTGTCATCTAAAGGCCAGACCTTAGCGTTGAAGGGCGTGCTCTTGAACGAGGTCGCTAGCGTCACACTTGACGGTAGAGACATCAAGGTGCTTCAGCAAACCGACAATGAAATTGTCATCGAGCTACCAGCCAAAGAAGAAGGTTTTCCTGAACTGGAACTAACTTCTTACACGAGTGGAAAAATGACCTACAACGGTTTCATTGAGGTAGTAAAGCCCTATGCGCTGACCCGCTCAATCAAGCTGACTAAGTTTGTCGGCAATCGCCCAACTCTCGCTGGCCTCTCAGCGTTGCAGAAGGTTTATCGCGCCGACACCTCGGCAAATCTGTTGAGCTGTGTTGGCAAAGTAGCCTCAAACGCCTCCGCCAAAGAAGTAATAAAGGCAGAAACTCTTGCCAAATCAACTTGTCAGCGGGTACTCAAGTACTCGAAATACATAAAGAGTGCGAATGTTC
- a CDS encoding response regulator transcription factor, whose amino-acid sequence MRTLVMRPIRVLYVENDSALRRILGEMLAKSDKLQLVGSYANANEVLDRATVRGADVALVDFSLDQNGLNGIELGIALRNINEYIGIVVYSQHSVSKMVNRVPKAMRHGWSFFDKSAEMSLSDYVRIIHSTAAGNGNWEAVSERDVQGVEARTSIFFQLSPQQRAIMSLSAQGKGAKEIAAQLGLSYSYVRKQLSRSYSVLLPGASPRDDLKTAAVLKYIELTRQN is encoded by the coding sequence GTGAGAACATTAGTTATGCGACCTATTCGTGTTCTCTATGTAGAAAATGACTCTGCACTAAGGCGCATCCTTGGCGAAATGCTTGCGAAGTCCGACAAATTGCAACTTGTCGGCTCATATGCGAATGCAAACGAAGTGCTTGACCGCGCCACTGTAAGGGGCGCCGATGTAGCCTTAGTCGACTTTTCTCTCGACCAGAATGGTCTCAACGGTATTGAGCTCGGCATCGCTCTGAGAAACATCAACGAATACATCGGCATAGTGGTTTATTCGCAACATTCGGTTTCAAAGATGGTGAATCGTGTTCCCAAGGCAATGCGTCACGGTTGGTCTTTCTTTGACAAGTCGGCCGAAATGTCGCTTTCTGACTATGTGAGGATCATCCACTCAACTGCAGCAGGCAATGGCAACTGGGAGGCAGTTTCGGAGCGCGACGTGCAGGGAGTTGAGGCTCGAACTTCAATCTTTTTTCAACTGTCCCCTCAACAGCGAGCGATTATGTCTCTTAGTGCACAGGGCAAAGGAGCAAAGGAAATTGCCGCGCAGCTAGGCCTTAGCTACTCATACGTGCGCAAACAGCTATCGCGCTCTTACTCCGTATTACTTCCCGGCGCCTCGCCAAGAGATGATCTCAAAACGGCTGCCGTGCTCAAATACATTGAACTGACGAGACAGAACTGA
- a CDS encoding sensor histidine kinase, with translation MIFIFFASIYFSRFLPGINQQPEGGARWIGGLVILLLAAFPSGIFALLAYFVQRYRIWPFNLFTYVLEVAIGQALLLPVSPIIALVLKNQLNLEFDAPVALNFSLFIASLGLVLGMLAIMHHAERTILDRLKSAAKLVAKLELEREGLIRADEELRQQTSSFLHDRVQSDLMIASLKLKSIAGSASAEVNEVIDRVIARLEQTRTIDIKDLVQVLAPNFEVAGFEQSVQVLAQTYRTSMNIGIWVDETSENLNKAKLLGVFRIIEQALLNALIHGPAKNVNVSFETDKEGDSRLEISDDGPGCSVEEIESGVGTAVIDSWVGILNGTKTIDTMPDHGYRLTVEFGSSKDHG, from the coding sequence TTGATTTTCATTTTCTTTGCGTCAATTTATTTCTCAAGATTTCTACCGGGCATCAATCAGCAACCAGAAGGCGGCGCTCGTTGGATTGGCGGACTTGTCATCTTGCTTCTGGCGGCCTTTCCCAGTGGAATATTCGCTCTCCTCGCCTACTTTGTTCAGCGGTATCGGATCTGGCCATTCAACCTATTTACTTATGTGCTAGAGGTTGCGATTGGTCAGGCATTGTTGCTTCCAGTTTCCCCGATCATTGCTCTAGTGCTAAAAAATCAACTGAACTTAGAATTCGACGCACCCGTTGCCCTTAACTTTTCGCTTTTTATAGCCTCGCTCGGGTTGGTATTAGGGATGCTTGCGATCATGCATCACGCTGAACGGACAATTCTTGATCGACTTAAATCAGCCGCAAAACTAGTGGCCAAGCTGGAGCTCGAACGCGAAGGGCTGATTCGAGCCGATGAGGAACTTCGCCAACAAACCTCTAGCTTTCTACACGACCGCGTGCAGTCTGATCTGATGATTGCCAGCCTGAAACTTAAAAGCATTGCTGGAAGTGCTTCTGCAGAGGTAAACGAGGTTATTGACCGAGTTATTGCAAGGCTAGAGCAAACGCGCACCATAGACATCAAAGACCTCGTACAAGTGTTAGCCCCGAACTTTGAAGTAGCCGGTTTCGAGCAATCGGTCCAAGTTCTTGCGCAGACTTATCGAACCAGCATGAATATAGGCATCTGGGTCGATGAGACTTCAGAGAATCTGAATAAAGCGAAGCTGCTTGGGGTCTTTCGCATTATCGAACAAGCTTTGCTAAACGCTTTGATTCATGGCCCGGCCAAGAATGTAAACGTCTCTTTCGAAACCGACAAAGAAGGAGATTCGCGTCTTGAAATCTCTGATGACGGACCCGGCTGTTCGGTTGAGGAAATTGAGTCTGGAGTGGGTACCGCCGTGATTGATTCGTGGGTTGGCATCTTAAACGGCACCAAAACCATCGACACTATGCCAGACCACGGATACCGGCTGACCGTCGAGTTTGGCTCAAGCAAAGACCACGGGTAA
- a CDS encoding LacI family DNA-binding transcriptional regulator, translating into MVGIIEVAERAGVSTATVSRALNGKSHVSARAREKVLKAAQELGYVASSSAYTLATGRSKNIGVVMPYIDRWFFSAVLDGAVNALVNRGYDVTLYSLSGGQAARKRVFEDLVLRKRVDGVLTVAVKLSDSELSRLSELKKPIVGIGGPIPGARSISIDDEGAGRLATQHLISLGHTKIGLISGTPAMEMDFHQPYLRRTGYQEALLDANLDFHPAWVAEADFTTGGGYFAAKQMLGDPRSAPTAIYCASDEMGFGAIQAARDLGLRVPQDISVIAMDGHPMGEFYGLSTIDQNPHDQGAKGADMLVDILEAGDERLLENREQLTNWEIELVVRSSTARQATS; encoded by the coding sequence ATGGTCGGAATTATCGAGGTTGCGGAGCGAGCTGGAGTCTCCACGGCAACCGTCTCTAGGGCGCTGAATGGCAAGAGCCACGTCTCTGCGCGAGCTCGGGAAAAGGTGCTGAAGGCCGCACAGGAACTGGGCTACGTTGCTTCGTCCTCGGCATACACCCTGGCAACTGGCCGCTCTAAAAACATTGGTGTCGTGATGCCCTACATTGACCGCTGGTTTTTCTCCGCGGTACTGGACGGGGCTGTAAACGCACTTGTAAACCGCGGTTACGATGTAACGCTTTACAGTCTTTCTGGTGGCCAGGCCGCCAGAAAGCGAGTCTTTGAAGACTTAGTTTTGCGCAAGCGCGTAGATGGTGTGCTGACGGTTGCGGTGAAGCTTTCCGACTCGGAGCTATCTCGCCTGAGCGAACTGAAGAAGCCGATTGTTGGAATTGGCGGACCCATTCCTGGGGCTCGATCAATCTCTATAGACGATGAGGGCGCAGGGCGCTTGGCCACCCAGCACTTGATTTCACTGGGCCACACCAAGATTGGTCTGATCTCTGGAACTCCGGCTATGGAAATGGACTTTCACCAGCCCTACCTGCGCCGCACCGGTTATCAGGAAGCACTGCTGGATGCCAACCTAGACTTTCACCCGGCCTGGGTAGCCGAGGCCGACTTCACCACCGGTGGCGGCTACTTTGCAGCCAAGCAAATGCTCGGAGACCCGAGAAGTGCGCCAACGGCCATCTACTGCGCCTCCGATGAGATGGGTTTTGGTGCCATTCAGGCTGCTCGTGACCTGGGCCTTCGGGTGCCGCAAGACATAAGTGTGATCGCAATGGATGGGCACCCGATGGGCGAGTTCTACGGGCTGTCCACTATCGACCAAAACCCTCACGACCAGGGTGCCAAGGGAGCTGACATGCTGGTTGACATTTTGGAGGCCGGGGATGAGAGACTCTTGGAAAATCGCGAGCAGCTAACCAACTGGGAAATTGAACTGGTGGTTCGCTCTTCCACCGCTCGCCAGGCTACTAGCTAG
- a CDS encoding YajQ family cyclic di-GMP-binding protein translates to MADSSFDVVSKVDHQEADNALNQAVKEVEQRYDFKGTDASIAWSGDKVMIKANSEDRAKAVLDVFETKLIKRGISLKSLESGDPYPSGKEYRIECNLKNGIDQEHAKKISKLIRDEGPKSVKAQIQGDELRVSSKSRDDLQDTIALLKGADLDVDLQFTNFR, encoded by the coding sequence ATGGCTGATTCATCATTTGACGTAGTTTCCAAGGTAGACCACCAAGAGGCGGACAACGCCCTAAACCAAGCGGTTAAGGAAGTTGAGCAGCGCTACGACTTCAAGGGAACCGATGCCTCCATCGCGTGGAGCGGTGACAAGGTCATGATCAAGGCCAACAGTGAGGACCGGGCCAAGGCCGTGCTCGATGTATTTGAGACCAAACTGATCAAAAGAGGCATCTCTCTGAAGAGCCTTGAGAGCGGTGACCCCTACCCTTCTGGCAAGGAATACCGGATTGAGTGCAACTTGAAAAACGGCATTGATCAGGAGCACGCCAAGAAGATTTCTAAGCTGATTCGCGACGAGGGGCCAAAGAGCGTCAAGGCACAAATACAAGGTGACGAGCTGCGCGTCAGCTCCAAGTCAAGAGACGACCTGCAGGACACCATCGCCCTCCTGAAGGGTGCCGACCTGGATGTCGATCTGCAGTTCACCAACTTCCGCTAG
- the manA gene encoding mannose-6-phosphate isomerase, class I: MTLLRIGNQPMRYAWGNSELLADLLGVPTPEYPIAEQWFGTHPTAPSEVLDPSAGTLLERRGELGYLVKFLSSAMPLSIQAHPNREQAQRQFAAGHKSYSDANHKPEMIIAITEFRALCGFRPKSELAQELKMLAEASPQFTELSESFDAAGYEAAIRWIYEADEPPILALVANANVLGRKRARLVEQLFQQFGEDRGILVSVLMNLVSLEPNEAMYLPAGNIHAYLSGLGVEVMAASDNVLRGGLTQKPIDVRELTKILDYRELAEPKILARQMAQGLWHYPSPAEDFQVYRVEPSVNHLLVDLELNGSAIAVCTQGEIILSTSQEEALTLKRGQAAFMADSNYFSVSGSGTGFLALG, translated from the coding sequence ATGACCCTGCTGAGAATCGGCAATCAGCCCATGCGCTACGCATGGGGAAACTCGGAACTACTGGCTGATCTGCTGGGGGTCCCAACCCCCGAGTATCCAATTGCCGAGCAGTGGTTTGGAACCCACCCAACTGCCCCCTCCGAGGTCTTGGACCCTTCAGCCGGAACCCTGCTGGAGCGCAGGGGAGAGCTCGGTTACCTCGTGAAGTTTCTCTCGAGTGCAATGCCACTTTCGATTCAAGCTCACCCAAACCGGGAGCAGGCGCAGCGGCAATTTGCAGCAGGACACAAGTCTTATTCGGATGCCAATCACAAACCCGAGATGATCATCGCCATCACCGAGTTTCGTGCCCTCTGCGGCTTTCGACCAAAGTCGGAATTGGCTCAGGAGCTAAAGATGCTGGCTGAAGCCAGCCCACAATTCACTGAGCTTTCAGAAAGCTTTGATGCAGCCGGTTACGAGGCGGCAATTCGCTGGATCTACGAGGCGGATGAGCCGCCAATTCTCGCCCTGGTAGCGAACGCTAACGTGCTCGGTCGAAAGCGAGCCAGATTGGTGGAGCAGCTCTTCCAGCAGTTTGGTGAGGACCGTGGCATTTTGGTTTCGGTGCTGATGAACTTAGTTTCGTTGGAGCCAAACGAGGCGATGTATCTTCCGGCCGGCAACATTCACGCCTACCTGTCCGGTCTCGGGGTAGAGGTCATGGCAGCCAGCGACAATGTGCTGCGCGGGGGACTGACTCAAAAGCCAATTGATGTCAGGGAGCTAACCAAGATCTTGGACTACCGAGAGCTTGCCGAACCAAAGATTCTTGCTCGCCAAATGGCTCAGGGGCTCTGGCACTATCCCTCCCCGGCCGAGGATTTCCAGGTCTATCGAGTCGAGCCGAGCGTGAACCACCTGCTGGTTGACCTCGAGCTGAACGGGTCTGCAATTGCGGTCTGCACTCAAGGGGAAATTATTCTTTCTACTTCCCAGGAGGAAGCGCTGACACTCAAGCGGGGTCAGGCGGCGTTCATGGCAGACAGCAACTACTTCTCAGTTTCGGGAAGCGGAACTGGCTTCCTAGCTCTTGGCTAG
- a CDS encoding MFS transporter, producing MEKLPASRLRSAQIGMLLTFAFIGHMALASVAWVPEFIDRLDVSFAQWGTIIGFGVVGSLAPLFFVSRLMMRFGPRTIIRFGNYFAAAFLISLGLTNVAGVWFFLNMGFNFFLSLTGVAINSHAVLLQKQISKNVMGRFHAGWSIGAVGAAITGGISTVYFQLEHFLIAVAILNILVYEFSLPRLLSATEDGHLEEKAQTVKRKFYQVPAQLILLTLGSFGAVYPEVSVIDWAAVFARDILNVEVALRSLPFAAFMTGMIAGRLSLSKLAERYHPHLIASRGAAMAAIVLALAAILAPVLADLNPILGLIVTMVLWAVAGLGLSAGSPIFTAAAGHVPGVSTAWAVSRLSLMSSIMSIMAKTLMGALVEGVGVSYAMFFPIALAIGSSFIAYGFAQRAKQAELDAVAPNTAPISIIVLDEDRDR from the coding sequence GTGGAGAAATTGCCGGCTTCCAGACTGCGCAGTGCGCAGATTGGAATGCTGCTCACTTTTGCCTTCATAGGCCACATGGCGCTGGCTTCGGTGGCATGGGTGCCAGAGTTCATTGATCGGCTAGATGTCAGCTTCGCCCAGTGGGGAACCATAATCGGTTTTGGGGTGGTCGGTTCGCTGGCGCCACTATTTTTTGTCTCGCGGTTGATGATGCGTTTTGGCCCGAGAACAATAATTCGATTCGGTAACTACTTTGCCGCTGCATTTTTGATCTCTTTGGGTCTTACTAACGTTGCCGGCGTCTGGTTCTTTCTGAACATGGGCTTCAACTTCTTCCTTTCGCTAACCGGAGTTGCAATCAACTCGCACGCGGTTTTGCTGCAGAAACAGATTTCAAAAAACGTGATGGGCCGCTTCCACGCGGGCTGGTCCATCGGCGCAGTCGGAGCCGCAATCACGGGTGGAATTTCTACCGTTTACTTTCAGCTGGAGCACTTTCTAATCGCCGTTGCAATCTTGAATATCTTGGTTTACGAGTTCTCACTGCCCAGGCTGCTCTCGGCCACCGAAGACGGACATCTTGAGGAAAAAGCCCAGACCGTAAAGCGCAAGTTCTACCAGGTTCCCGCTCAGCTGATTCTGCTGACCCTGGGATCTTTCGGCGCTGTCTACCCAGAGGTCTCCGTTATTGACTGGGCAGCGGTGTTCGCGAGGGACATCCTTAACGTTGAGGTCGCGCTGAGGTCCTTGCCTTTTGCGGCATTTATGACAGGGATGATTGCGGGACGGCTCTCTCTTTCAAAACTCGCCGAGCGTTACCATCCGCACCTAATTGCCTCCCGAGGGGCTGCCATGGCAGCGATTGTTCTGGCTCTGGCAGCGATTTTGGCCCCTGTTTTAGCGGACCTAAATCCAATACTTGGCCTTATCGTCACGATGGTTCTCTGGGCCGTTGCCGGTCTTGGGCTGTCGGCGGGATCACCCATTTTCACCGCAGCCGCCGGCCATGTCCCAGGGGTCTCAACCGCCTGGGCGGTAAGCCGACTTTCGCTCATGAGCTCGATCATGTCCATAATGGCCAAGACCCTCATGGGCGCTTTGGTTGAGGGAGTTGGCGTTAGCTACGCAATGTTCTTCCCAATTGCACTTGCCATCGGCTCCTCATTCATCGCCTACGGTTTTGCCCAGCGGGCTAAGCAGGCTGAGCTGGACGCTGTTGCACCCAACACTGCCCCGATTTCCATCATTGTCTTGGACGAGGATCGAGACCGATGA
- a CDS encoding FAD-dependent oxidoreductase, whose product MSKLRLAVIGAGPAGIYASDLILKAERDFEVSIDLFDLLPAPYGLVRYGVAPDHPRIKGIIRALYEVLDRGDIRFFGNVKYGTDITLDELKQHYNAVIFATGAIADADLRIPGIDLDGSYGAADFVNWYDAHPDFPRTWPLNAREIAVIGNGNVALDVARMLIKRPDDLLSTDIPDHVYQGLKDSPVTDVHVFGRRGPAQVKFSPLELREALHIEGVQAIVYDEDFQYDEGSQAAIDSNNQVRVMVKTLEDLRENPQEHQERRLHLHFFASPVEVLGEDGKVSGLRVQKTKLDGTGNVTLVDEFETYPVQALYRAVGYFGSALDEIPFDSRFGVISNAEGRVLGEDGHHIPGLYCTGWIKRGPVGLIGHTKADAIETISHVIADRESWWQPERSGEGEIIQTLESKGVQFVDWAAWLKLDATERALGETEGRERKKLFDRDQMMEIAGGQ is encoded by the coding sequence GTGTCAAAACTCAGACTCGCGGTGATTGGTGCCGGCCCTGCTGGAATCTACGCATCCGATCTAATTCTCAAAGCCGAGCGAGACTTTGAGGTCTCTATTGACCTCTTTGATCTTTTGCCAGCACCCTACGGCCTAGTTCGCTACGGTGTTGCGCCTGACCATCCGCGAATCAAGGGAATCATCCGAGCCCTCTACGAGGTCTTGGATCGCGGCGATATTCGCTTTTTTGGAAACGTGAAATACGGGACCGACATAACTCTGGATGAACTAAAGCAGCACTACAACGCGGTGATCTTTGCCACCGGCGCGATCGCGGATGCCGACCTGAGGATTCCAGGGATTGACCTAGATGGCTCATACGGTGCCGCGGATTTTGTGAACTGGTATGACGCTCACCCGGATTTCCCAAGGACCTGGCCACTGAACGCCAGGGAGATAGCGGTTATCGGAAATGGAAACGTGGCACTGGATGTTGCTCGCATGCTCATCAAGCGCCCTGATGATTTACTCTCCACCGACATCCCCGACCACGTCTACCAGGGGCTAAAAGATTCCCCGGTGACTGATGTTCACGTCTTTGGACGCCGGGGTCCCGCCCAGGTTAAGTTCAGCCCGCTGGAGCTTCGCGAAGCACTGCACATAGAGGGCGTCCAGGCAATCGTCTATGACGAAGACTTTCAATACGACGAGGGTTCGCAGGCTGCGATCGACTCAAACAATCAGGTGAGGGTGATGGTCAAAACCCTCGAGGATCTCAGGGAGAACCCTCAAGAGCACCAGGAGCGCAGGCTGCACCTGCACTTCTTTGCCTCACCGGTGGAGGTGCTGGGGGAAGACGGCAAAGTTTCGGGGCTGCGGGTCCAGAAGACAAAGCTTGATGGCACCGGCAACGTGACGCTGGTAGATGAGTTTGAAACCTATCCGGTCCAGGCCCTCTATCGCGCAGTTGGGTACTTCGGTTCGGCGCTGGATGAAATTCCCTTTGACTCCCGCTTCGGAGTGATCTCAAACGCTGAGGGTCGAGTGCTGGGCGAGGACGGTCATCATATCCCGGGCCTTTACTGCACCGGTTGGATTAAGCGCGGGCCAGTTGGCCTGATCGGCCACACCAAGGCGGATGCGATTGAGACCATCTCCCACGTAATTGCTGACCGCGAGAGCTGGTGGCAACCGGAGCGTTCAGGCGAGGGTGAAATCATTCAAACCCTTGAGTCAAAGGGGGTTCAGTTTGTTGACTGGGCTGCCTGGCTCAAGCTTGATGCCACCGAGCGAGCACTTGGTGAAACCGAGGGTCGCGAGCGCAAGAAGCTTTTTGATCGCGACCAGATGATGGAAATCGCTGGCGGTCAGTAG
- a CDS encoding polyprenyl synthetase family protein produces MKVSLPSQLRLVTDRKLISALESSMTEVERRIQDATRHAESVVDAMSSHLAKAGGKRMRPVLTLLTAHLGDSENQQVLDAAVVMEITHLATLYHDDVMDQAAKRRGVDTAHMVWGNNIAILTGDLLFARASNIVSTLGQEALQLQAKVFEQLVLGQLHETIGPLEDQDPIDHYIEVLKDKTGSLIALSAQIGALVSGADASFQEPLKQFGERIGIAFQLIDDIIDIQSTKEQSGKVAGTDLLAGVPTLPVLLLKNHSDADSVALAAQIANGLDEESLPSVLASLRVHPVMDEALEITNGWAQSAIVAIEVLPQSSVKSALIAFAQAVVDRKG; encoded by the coding sequence GTGAAAGTCTCACTCCCCAGCCAGCTAAGGCTCGTCACAGATCGCAAACTAATCTCGGCTCTCGAGTCCAGCATGACCGAGGTCGAACGACGCATTCAAGATGCCACTCGGCACGCCGAGTCGGTCGTTGATGCCATGTCATCCCACCTTGCCAAGGCTGGCGGCAAGCGAATGCGCCCCGTGCTGACCCTGCTAACTGCTCACCTGGGTGACTCAGAGAATCAGCAGGTTTTGGATGCAGCCGTTGTGATGGAGATCACTCACCTCGCAACCCTGTATCACGATGATGTTATGGACCAGGCCGCCAAGCGTCGCGGCGTGGACACCGCCCACATGGTTTGGGGCAACAACATTGCGATTCTGACTGGAGATCTGCTGTTCGCCAGAGCCTCCAACATCGTTTCCACTCTTGGCCAGGAAGCTCTTCAGCTTCAGGCCAAGGTTTTTGAGCAGCTGGTGTTGGGGCAGCTGCACGAAACTATTGGGCCGCTCGAGGACCAGGATCCGATTGATCACTACATTGAAGTTTTGAAGGATAAGACCGGATCGCTGATTGCGCTCTCGGCTCAGATTGGCGCTTTGGTCTCGGGAGCCGACGCCAGTTTCCAAGAGCCTTTGAAACAGTTTGGGGAGCGCATCGGAATCGCCTTCCAGTTAATTGACGACATCATCGACATCCAAAGCACCAAGGAGCAGTCCGGCAAAGTTGCCGGCACAGATTTGCTAGCGGGTGTTCCAACCCTGCCGGTGCTGCTGTTGAAAAACCACAGTGATGCTGACTCTGTAGCCCTGGCCGCACAGATCGCCAACGGACTGGATGAAGAGAGTTTGCCCTCTGTGCTCGCAAGTTTGCGCGTTCACCCGGTAATGGACGAGGCACTGGAGATAACTAACGGCTGGGCCCAGAGTGCGATTGTGGCCATAGAAGTCTTGCCGCAGTCAAGTGTGAAGTCGGCCCTGATTGCCTTTGCGCAGGCAGTTGTGGACCGCAAGGGATAG